In a genomic window of Pontibacter liquoris:
- a CDS encoding glycoside hydrolase family 3 N-terminal domain-containing protein → MFFSMGPLMSLKPSDETVVNPREKSWVDSVYASLTPDQRLGQLFMVAAYSNKDERHFREIDTLVIRYGIGGVMFMQGGPVRQAKLTNRFQRAAKVPMLVAMDAEWGLDMRLDSSMHFARQMTLGALDDDKYIYLMGREIALKMKRLGVSVSFSPVIDVNVNPANPVIGSRSFGESKEEVTRRGVAYIKGLQDHGVIAVAKHFPGHGDTDTDSHLALPVVPHSLKRLTDVELYPFKKSFEAGVMGVMVAHLYVPQIDSTRNLATTLSRPLVTGLLREKMKYKGLVFTDALNMKGVSSYFAPGEVDLRALMAGNDVLLFPEDVPTAITKIKEGIAKGQVSKVELEQHVRKILHAKYWAGLNKYKPVVLANLKEDMDRPLSNVLQEELYEHSVTVVENADSLLPFKDLDTLRIASVAIGAPKGNAFQQTLGNYAPVTSLAIANRFAPDSAFTNIIPKLANSNVVVISLHNMNLTPSKDFGVGVGTRAFIQYLQERTNKKVVVVVMGNPYSLKFFEKSKWLVCGYEDNPVAQELVPQALFGARAAKGRLPVTASTRYKVGRGIATPSLHRLKYGTPESAGMDSKTLNQIDNIALEAIAYAATPGCQVLVVKNGTVVFNKSYGYYTYDKVKPVTNNTLYDLASITKVAATLQAIMFLKDQGKINLDAKVMTYLPELKGTNKEGLVLRDVLTHQAGLLAGLPHWQKTLASVKTKDLYYASAQTDYYPNQVTPEIYSAKAIEDSVWTWTLRSKMLPRRKDGKGYDYTYSDLDFYMLKRLAEKMLNQPLDEFLAQNFYEPLGLSTMGYNPLLNHSREVIAPTEDDTYFRHNLIWGTVHDQGAAMLGGVAGHAGLFSNANDLAILLQMDLQNGNYGGRKYFNSKVVTEFSKKQFKSSRRGLGWDKPEPDGHGPTSDLAPGSTFGHTGFTGTAAWVDPENKLIYIFLSNRVYPDAGNNKLVKYNIRTRIHDVVYKAIIPKT, encoded by the coding sequence GTGTTTTTCTCGATGGGCCCCCTGATGTCGTTAAAGCCATCTGACGAGACCGTTGTGAATCCCCGAGAGAAAAGCTGGGTCGACAGCGTTTACGCTTCCCTCACACCGGACCAGCGCCTGGGCCAGCTATTCATGGTGGCCGCTTACTCCAACAAAGACGAAAGACATTTCCGGGAAATAGACACGCTGGTCATACGCTATGGCATTGGCGGGGTAATGTTTATGCAGGGCGGCCCGGTGCGCCAGGCCAAGCTCACCAACCGTTTCCAGCGCGCGGCCAAAGTGCCCATGCTGGTTGCCATGGATGCCGAGTGGGGCCTGGACATGCGCCTGGACAGCAGCATGCATTTTGCCCGCCAGATGACCTTGGGCGCCCTGGACGATGACAAGTATATTTACCTGATGGGCCGCGAGATCGCCCTGAAAATGAAGCGCCTGGGCGTGAGCGTGAGCTTCTCGCCTGTAATCGATGTGAACGTGAACCCGGCCAACCCCGTAATCGGCAGCCGCTCCTTTGGCGAATCGAAAGAAGAAGTGACCCGCCGCGGGGTAGCTTACATCAAAGGCCTGCAGGACCATGGCGTTATTGCCGTAGCCAAGCACTTCCCGGGCCACGGCGACACCGACACCGACTCGCACCTGGCCCTGCCGGTGGTGCCGCACAGCCTCAAGCGCCTGACGGACGTGGAGCTGTACCCGTTTAAAAAATCCTTTGAAGCCGGCGTGATGGGCGTGATGGTAGCCCACCTGTATGTGCCGCAGATCGACTCGACCAGGAACTTAGCGACTACCCTCTCCCGCCCGCTGGTAACCGGCCTGCTCAGAGAAAAAATGAAGTATAAAGGGCTGGTGTTTACCGATGCCCTGAACATGAAAGGCGTGAGCAGCTATTTTGCGCCCGGCGAAGTGGACCTACGCGCCCTGATGGCCGGCAACGACGTGCTGCTTTTCCCGGAGGATGTGCCCACCGCCATCACCAAAATAAAAGAAGGCATTGCCAAAGGCCAGGTAAGCAAAGTAGAACTGGAGCAGCACGTCCGCAAGATCCTGCACGCCAAGTACTGGGCAGGCCTGAACAAGTATAAACCAGTCGTGCTGGCCAACCTGAAAGAAGACATGGACCGCCCCCTGAGCAACGTGCTCCAGGAAGAACTCTACGAACACTCTGTAACAGTGGTGGAGAATGCCGACAGCCTGCTGCCCTTTAAGGACCTGGATACGTTGCGCATCGCATCGGTGGCCATTGGCGCGCCAAAGGGCAATGCCTTCCAGCAAACGCTTGGCAATTACGCCCCTGTCACTTCGCTGGCTATTGCCAACCGCTTTGCCCCGGACTCAGCTTTTACCAATATCATTCCAAAGCTGGCTAACAGCAATGTAGTGGTTATAAGCCTGCACAACATGAACCTGACACCCTCCAAAGACTTTGGCGTGGGCGTGGGCACGCGGGCTTTTATCCAGTACCTGCAGGAGCGCACAAATAAAAAAGTGGTGGTTGTGGTGATGGGCAACCCCTACAGCCTGAAGTTTTTCGAGAAAAGCAAGTGGCTGGTGTGCGGTTACGAAGACAACCCGGTAGCCCAGGAACTGGTACCGCAGGCGCTGTTCGGCGCGCGGGCGGCTAAGGGCCGGCTACCCGTTACAGCCTCTACGCGGTATAAGGTGGGCCGCGGCATTGCTACGCCTTCGCTCCACCGCCTCAAGTATGGCACCCCTGAAAGTGCGGGCATGGACTCTAAAACGCTGAACCAGATCGACAACATCGCCCTCGAAGCCATTGCCTATGCTGCCACGCCAGGCTGCCAGGTGCTGGTGGTAAAGAACGGCACCGTTGTTTTCAACAAGTCTTACGGCTATTATACTTACGATAAGGTAAAGCCGGTCACAAACAACACGCTCTACGACCTGGCTTCTATTACGAAGGTGGCGGCCACGCTGCAGGCCATTATGTTCCTCAAAGACCAAGGCAAGATCAACCTCGATGCCAAGGTAATGACCTACCTGCCGGAGCTGAAAGGCACCAACAAGGAAGGGCTGGTGCTGCGCGACGTGCTGACCCACCAGGCCGGCCTGCTGGCAGGTTTGCCTCACTGGCAGAAAACGCTTGCCTCGGTTAAAACAAAAGACCTCTACTACGCCAGCGCCCAGACGGATTATTACCCTAACCAGGTAACGCCGGAGATCTATTCGGCCAAAGCCATCGAGGATTCGGTGTGGACCTGGACGCTGCGTTCCAAAATGCTGCCCCGCCGCAAAGATGGCAAAGGCTACGACTATACTTACAGCGACCTTGACTTTTATATGCTCAAGCGCCTGGCAGAAAAAATGCTCAACCAGCCGCTTGACGAGTTCTTGGCCCAGAACTTTTACGAGCCCCTTGGCCTGAGCACCATGGGCTACAACCCCTTACTGAACCACTCGCGCGAGGTGATTGCTCCGACAGAGGACGATACTTATTTCCGCCACAACCTGATCTGGGGTACCGTACACGACCAGGGTGCCGCCATGCTGGGGGGCGTAGCCGGGCATGCCGGTCTTTTCTCCAACGCCAACGACCTGGCCATCCTGCTGCAGATGGACCTGCAGAACGGCAACTATGGCGGCCGCAAATACTTCAACTCCAAAGTAGTGACCGAGTTCTCGAAAAAGCAGTTTAAGAGCAGCCGCCGCGGACTGGGATGGGACAAACCGGAGCCCGACGGCCATGGCCCTACCTCCGACCTGGCCCCGGGAAGCACCTTTGGCCACACTGGCTTTACCGGCACAGCTGCCTGGGTAGATCCTGAAAACAAACTCATTTATATCTTCCTGTCTAACAGAGTGTACCCGGATGCAGGCAACAACAAGCTTGTAAAGTATAACATCCGCACCCGCATACACGACGTAGTTTATAAGGCCATCATACCTAAAACATAA
- the mutL gene encoding DNA mismatch repair endonuclease MutL has product MPDIIHLLPDFLANQIAAGEVVQRPASVVKELLENAIDARATSVQLIVKEAGKQLLQVVDNGIGMSETDARMCFERHATSKISTTEDLFRIRTMGFRGEAMASIAAVAQVEMKTRPHHAEVGTRLLVEGSAIMQQEPAVVPAGTSICVKNLFYNVPARRNFLKTNAVEMRHILDEFQRVALAYPEIAFTLHHNELEVFNLPATKLSQRIVGLFGGNYKEQMAYCEEETTFLTVRGYIGKPEFARKTRGEQFFFVNNRYVKSGYLNHAVMKAFEGLLPKDSHPFYVLFIEIEPAKIDINVHPTKTEIKFEDEKTVYAIVHAAVKKALGTHNIAPSLDFEGDVNFAPLQPIRMQGGYNEFEQEQHTGGNSFPGFASAGTAPKRATSKGWEQLYEPLREQASQEERYTSASSGMGLLDDAFAAETAAASKKAIQIHQKYLLVQVKSGMMVIDQHAAQERILYEKYVGTGQKKAVTSQALLFPQTIDLSPADATLIKELTAEFQDMGFQFEDFGGNTIILNGIPADIHAANEKELLEELMEQYKNNSVTLKLDKRENLARAMAKRLASRLQPRMTDLEMNSLVDKLFACQVPNYTPGGQKTLVIMELSQLHELFQKG; this is encoded by the coding sequence ATGCCCGACATCATACATTTACTGCCTGACTTCCTGGCCAACCAGATAGCTGCCGGCGAGGTAGTGCAGCGCCCTGCTTCGGTAGTGAAGGAGCTGCTGGAAAATGCCATTGACGCCAGGGCTACCAGCGTGCAGCTGATCGTGAAGGAGGCGGGCAAGCAACTGCTGCAGGTGGTCGACAACGGCATTGGCATGTCGGAAACGGATGCCCGCATGTGCTTTGAGCGCCACGCCACTTCTAAAATAAGCACCACCGAAGACCTGTTCCGCATCCGCACGATGGGTTTCCGGGGCGAGGCCATGGCCTCTATTGCGGCTGTGGCGCAGGTAGAGATGAAAACCCGCCCCCACCATGCCGAAGTAGGCACGCGGCTGCTGGTGGAAGGCTCGGCCATTATGCAGCAGGAACCTGCCGTGGTGCCGGCCGGCACATCTATTTGCGTAAAGAACCTGTTCTATAACGTGCCGGCGCGCCGCAACTTTCTTAAAACCAATGCGGTAGAAATGCGCCATATCCTGGACGAGTTTCAGCGGGTGGCGCTGGCCTACCCTGAGATCGCTTTTACGCTGCACCACAACGAACTGGAGGTGTTTAATCTGCCGGCCACCAAGCTGAGCCAGCGCATTGTAGGCCTGTTTGGGGGCAACTACAAAGAGCAGATGGCTTACTGCGAGGAGGAGACAACATTTCTGACGGTACGCGGTTATATTGGCAAGCCGGAATTTGCCCGCAAAACACGCGGCGAGCAGTTCTTTTTTGTAAACAACCGCTATGTGAAGAGCGGCTACCTGAACCATGCCGTAATGAAGGCCTTTGAAGGCCTGCTGCCCAAAGACAGCCACCCGTTCTATGTGCTGTTTATCGAGATAGAGCCTGCGAAAATTGATATCAACGTGCACCCGACCAAAACCGAGATCAAGTTCGAGGATGAGAAAACGGTGTATGCCATTGTGCATGCGGCTGTAAAAAAGGCGCTGGGCACGCACAACATTGCACCCTCCCTGGATTTTGAGGGCGATGTGAACTTTGCGCCGCTGCAGCCTATCCGCATGCAGGGCGGCTACAACGAGTTCGAGCAGGAGCAGCATACGGGCGGCAACAGCTTTCCGGGCTTTGCTTCGGCCGGCACCGCGCCGAAACGGGCCACTTCCAAAGGATGGGAACAGCTTTATGAGCCGTTGCGCGAGCAGGCCTCGCAAGAAGAACGCTATACTTCTGCCTCGTCGGGCATGGGCCTGCTGGACGACGCCTTTGCTGCCGAAACCGCTGCCGCTTCTAAAAAAGCGATCCAGATACACCAGAAATATTTGCTCGTGCAAGTAAAGTCGGGCATGATGGTGATAGACCAGCACGCGGCGCAGGAGCGCATCCTGTATGAGAAGTATGTGGGCACGGGGCAGAAAAAAGCTGTCACCTCTCAGGCACTGCTGTTTCCGCAGACCATCGATCTCTCGCCGGCGGATGCCACGCTTATTAAGGAGCTGACGGCCGAGTTTCAGGACATGGGCTTCCAGTTCGAGGATTTTGGCGGCAACACCATCATCCTCAACGGCATTCCGGCAGACATCCATGCGGCAAACGAGAAAGAGTTGCTTGAGGAGCTCATGGAGCAATACAAAAACAATTCGGTTACGTTAAAGCTTGATAAACGGGAAAACCTGGCGCGGGCCATGGCCAAACGGCTTGCCTCGCGACTGCAACCCCGCATGACGGACCTGGAAATGAACTCGCTGGTAGACAAGCTTTTTGCCTGCCAGGTGCCCAACTATACGCCCGGCGGACAAAAAACGCTGGTGATCATGGAGCTGAGCCAGCTGCACGAGCTTTTCCAGAAAGGCTGA
- a CDS encoding rhomboid family intramembrane serine protease: protein MVRNLLIINVVIFILQGSLFPANQFALYHFGSEFFRPYQFLTHMFLHGSWGHLFSNMFSLFIFGPLLERYWGPERLLAFYLICGLGASVLYSGVRAYELHELKQETSLYLQNPSPAAFSNYMDEHVQPGYRRDLAIAYQRNANNPQYEQATKQEVKEVYNAVFNSPMLGASGAVFAILMAFGMLFPNLELMLLFLPIPIKAKYFVLLYGAFELYSGFNRTPGDNVAHFAHLGGMLFAYILVKMWHRNNFQEH from the coding sequence ATGGTCAGAAACCTTCTGATCATCAACGTGGTTATCTTTATACTTCAGGGCAGCCTGTTTCCGGCCAACCAGTTTGCGCTTTATCATTTCGGGTCTGAGTTTTTCAGGCCTTACCAGTTCCTGACGCACATGTTTCTGCACGGCAGCTGGGGGCATTTGTTCAGCAACATGTTCAGCCTCTTTATTTTCGGGCCGCTGCTGGAGCGCTACTGGGGCCCGGAACGCCTGCTGGCCTTTTACCTCATCTGCGGGCTGGGTGCCAGCGTACTGTACTCGGGCGTGCGCGCCTATGAACTGCATGAGCTGAAGCAGGAAACCAGCCTTTATTTGCAAAATCCTTCACCGGCTGCATTCAGCAACTACATGGACGAGCATGTGCAGCCGGGCTACCGCCGCGACCTGGCCATTGCCTACCAGCGCAACGCCAACAATCCGCAGTATGAGCAGGCCACCAAGCAGGAAGTAAAGGAAGTGTACAATGCCGTTTTCAACAGCCCTATGCTGGGCGCTTCCGGCGCGGTATTCGCTATCCTGATGGCCTTTGGCATGCTGTTTCCGAACCTGGAGCTGATGCTGCTGTTTTTGCCTATTCCGATAAAAGCCAAATACTTTGTGCTGCTTTACGGCGCCTTTGAGCTTTATTCAGGCTTTAACAGAACGCCGGGCGATAATGTCGCACATTTCGCACACCTCGGAGGGATGTTGTTTGCGTATATACTCGTAAAAATGTGGCACCGAAATAATTTCCAGGAACATTAG
- a CDS encoding rhomboid family protein, with translation MSIFEDIKDSFRQPNNTLKQLILINVLVFVVLIVLRTILFITENSGIYNILMRYLALNAEPTYFLTHPWTLITYFFTHEGFLHILFNMLNLYWFGQLVREYLGDKKLLSLYLLGGIAGGVLYLLSYNFIPYFANRASASLMIGASASVLAIVVGAATLLPNYTFNLLLIGPIRIKYIAAFLVLLSISGAVGDNAGGNLAHLGGAFIGWVFIKQLQRGNDMGRPLLAVTGFFGRLFTRRPKLKVTHRQTAYSTRSNSAGSASSGAGYPGKPSQNEIDRILDKISSSGYESLSKDEKQKLFQASQKE, from the coding sequence ATGAGCATTTTTGAAGATATCAAGGATTCTTTCCGGCAACCCAATAATACGCTCAAACAGCTTATACTGATCAACGTGCTCGTGTTTGTGGTGCTCATCGTGCTGCGAACCATCCTTTTTATTACCGAGAACTCGGGCATTTACAACATACTGATGCGCTACCTGGCCCTAAATGCGGAGCCAACGTATTTTCTGACGCACCCTTGGACGCTGATCACCTATTTCTTTACCCACGAGGGTTTTCTGCACATTCTTTTTAACATGCTCAACCTGTACTGGTTCGGGCAGCTGGTGCGCGAGTACCTGGGCGATAAAAAGCTGCTGAGCTTATACTTGCTGGGCGGTATTGCCGGCGGCGTTTTATACTTGCTGAGCTATAACTTTATTCCATACTTTGCCAACCGGGCTTCGGCTTCGCTCATGATCGGGGCTTCGGCCAGCGTGCTGGCTATTGTGGTGGGCGCGGCCACGCTGCTGCCCAATTATACCTTCAACCTCCTGCTTATCGGCCCGATCCGGATCAAATATATTGCGGCTTTTCTGGTGTTGCTTTCCATTTCCGGGGCCGTGGGCGACAATGCGGGCGGGAACCTGGCCCACCTGGGCGGCGCTTTCATCGGCTGGGTATTTATCAAACAACTGCAGCGCGGCAACGACATGGGCCGGCCGTTGCTGGCCGTTACCGGCTTTTTCGGCAGGCTGTTCACGCGGCGGCCAAAACTAAAAGTCACCCACCGGCAAACGGCCTACTCCACGCGCAGCAATAGCGCTGGTAGCGCCTCCTCCGGCGCCGGTTACCCGGGCAAGCCCAGCCAGAACGAAATAGACCGCATCCTCGACAAGATCTCCAGTTCCGGCTACGAAAGCCTTTCCAAAGACGAAAAGCAGAAGCTTTTCCAGGCAAGCCAGAAAGAGTAA
- a CDS encoding barstar family protein, translating to MAAFRNEPEEWQRLDWQILQNGWSCLYHRPEFLLIDIAWFRKERYRVLEFDCSKWTDKETLHTDLQLKFRLSTDYESHDLAALRNALAEYAITGGGLVVVLHHFDTVKRKTGQALLDVLAENARYHLLLGERVLTLVQLDKHEDKYTTPAASPLPWNPHEWLDASGKKK from the coding sequence ATGGCGGCGTTTAGAAATGAGCCCGAAGAATGGCAACGGCTCGACTGGCAAATTCTGCAAAACGGCTGGAGTTGCCTCTATCACAGGCCTGAGTTTCTGTTGATCGATATTGCCTGGTTCCGGAAAGAACGCTACCGGGTGCTAGAATTCGACTGCTCCAAGTGGACTGATAAAGAAACCCTACATACTGATCTGCAGCTGAAGTTCCGGCTCTCCACCGACTATGAAAGCCATGACCTGGCTGCTCTGAGAAACGCCTTAGCGGAATACGCCATTACCGGAGGCGGATTGGTGGTGGTGCTGCACCATTTTGATACGGTAAAACGAAAAACGGGCCAGGCCCTGCTGGATGTGCTGGCCGAAAATGCCCGGTATCATCTGCTGCTGGGCGAACGCGTGCTCACGCTGGTGCAGCTAGACAAGCACGAAGACAAGTATACCACCCCTGCCGCTAGCCCGCTGCCCTGGAACCCCCACGAATGGCTGGATGCATCCGGAAAGAAAAAATAA
- the mdh gene encoding malate dehydrogenase gives MKVTVVGAGNVGATCADVLAYREIANEVVLVDIKEGFAEGKALDIWQKSPINLYDTRTVGVTNDYSRTADSDVVVITSGLPRKPGMTRDDLISTNAGIVQSVTENVVKYSPNAIIIVVSNPLDVMTYAAHITSKLPRTRVMGMAGILDTARYRAFLAEELNVSPKDIQAVLMGGHGDTMVPLPRYTTVGGIPVTELIAEDKLNAIVERTKNGGGELVKLMGTSAWYAPGSAAAQMVEAIVRDQRRVFPVCVKLEGEYGIDGVYLGVPVILGKNGIEKVIELQLNDEEKQLLETSRGHVKEVMEALDNINASKA, from the coding sequence ATGAAAGTAACTGTAGTTGGAGCTGGTAACGTTGGGGCAACATGCGCCGATGTGCTGGCTTACCGCGAAATCGCGAACGAAGTAGTTTTAGTGGATATTAAAGAGGGTTTTGCGGAGGGCAAAGCACTTGATATCTGGCAAAAATCGCCAATTAACTTATATGATACCCGCACCGTTGGGGTGACAAACGATTATTCCCGCACTGCGGATTCGGATGTGGTGGTAATCACGTCAGGCCTGCCCCGCAAACCCGGCATGACGCGCGACGATCTGATCTCGACCAATGCGGGCATCGTGCAGTCGGTAACCGAAAACGTGGTAAAATACTCGCCCAATGCCATCATCATCGTGGTTTCTAACCCGCTGGATGTGATGACGTATGCGGCCCATATTACTTCCAAGCTGCCCCGCACCCGCGTAATGGGTATGGCTGGTATCCTGGACACAGCCCGTTACAGAGCCTTTTTAGCAGAAGAATTGAACGTTTCACCAAAAGACATCCAGGCAGTACTGATGGGTGGCCACGGCGATACCATGGTGCCGCTTCCGCGCTATACTACCGTAGGTGGTATTCCGGTTACGGAGCTGATCGCAGAAGATAAACTGAACGCCATTGTAGAGCGCACCAAGAACGGTGGCGGCGAGCTGGTAAAACTGATGGGCACATCGGCCTGGTATGCACCGGGCTCGGCAGCAGCTCAGATGGTAGAGGCCATCGTGCGCGACCAGCGCCGGGTGTTCCCGGTTTGCGTGAAGCTGGAAGGCGAGTATGGCATTGACGGCGTATACCTGGGTGTGCCGGTTATACTTGGCAAGAACGGTATCGAGAAGGTGATTGAGCTGCAGCTCAACGACGAGGAAAAGCAACTGCTTGAAACCTCGCGTGGCCACGTGAAAGAAGTAATGGAAGCCCTGGACAACATCAACGCCAGCAAAGCCTAA
- the tilS gene encoding tRNA lysidine(34) synthetase TilS, producing MLQKVLSFIQSHHLCQPESRILAAVSGGIDSVVLCEMLHQLKYEFAIAHCNFGLRAEDAEADQLFIKKLAKKYEVPFFTDNFNTRAFAAQEKLSIQMAARTLRYTWFEQVRQQEGYDYIATAHHSNDTTETILLHLTKGTGIAGLHGIPPKNGHIIRPMLSVTKDDIYELVTEKKLIWREDTSNETTKYQRNKIRHEVIPVLKEINPSLEETMQHTAERVGHAEQIVAAYIQNLREQSIKEGEDATYVSLVPLRNATGLPVVLHELLRPFNFSYSVVLELAAALEGISGKQFESPTHTLVKDREQLVITPRNLQQFGSILIQQGDTEVTAGEVYLRIRYADAATYKLNTKPHVAALDAGQLHFPLKLRAWQEGDWFVPLGMNGKKKISDFLIDKKVPANLKARTLVLVSDQSVAWVVGQRPDNRFKVTDKTEQVVEISIERR from the coding sequence ATGCTGCAAAAAGTTTTAAGTTTTATACAATCCCACCACCTCTGCCAGCCTGAGAGCCGGATTCTGGCTGCCGTAAGCGGCGGCATCGACTCGGTGGTATTATGCGAGATGCTGCACCAGCTCAAGTATGAATTTGCGATTGCCCACTGCAACTTCGGGCTGCGCGCCGAGGATGCCGAAGCCGACCAGCTGTTCATCAAAAAGCTCGCCAAAAAGTATGAGGTGCCTTTTTTTACCGATAACTTTAACACCCGCGCCTTTGCCGCCCAGGAAAAGCTCTCCATCCAGATGGCTGCCCGCACCCTGCGTTATACCTGGTTTGAGCAAGTGCGCCAGCAGGAAGGTTACGATTATATTGCCACCGCCCACCATAGCAACGACACGACCGAAACCATATTGCTGCACCTGACCAAAGGCACCGGCATTGCGGGCCTGCACGGCATTCCGCCAAAGAACGGCCACATCATCCGGCCCATGCTTTCGGTTACCAAAGACGATATTTACGAGCTGGTGACGGAAAAAAAGCTGATCTGGCGCGAAGACACCTCAAACGAAACCACCAAATACCAGCGCAACAAGATCCGCCACGAGGTCATTCCAGTGCTGAAAGAGATCAATCCCAGCCTGGAGGAAACCATGCAGCACACGGCCGAGCGCGTGGGCCATGCCGAACAGATTGTGGCCGCTTACATCCAAAACCTGCGGGAGCAAAGTATAAAAGAAGGCGAAGACGCCACCTATGTTTCGCTGGTGCCGTTGCGCAACGCCACGGGCCTGCCGGTGGTGCTGCACGAGCTGCTGCGCCCTTTCAACTTCAGTTACAGCGTGGTGCTCGAGCTGGCGGCGGCGCTGGAAGGCATCTCGGGCAAACAATTCGAATCACCGACCCATACTTTGGTCAAAGACCGGGAGCAGTTGGTGATCACGCCGCGCAACCTGCAGCAGTTCGGCAGTATCCTCATCCAACAGGGCGATACCGAAGTAACAGCCGGTGAAGTATACTTACGTATAAGGTATGCGGATGCGGCCACCTATAAGCTCAACACCAAACCGCATGTGGCCGCCCTGGATGCCGGCCAGCTGCACTTCCCCCTCAAGCTGCGCGCCTGGCAGGAAGGCGACTGGTTTGTGCCGCTGGGCATGAACGGCAAGAAAAAGATCAGCGATTTTCTGATCGACAAAAAGGTGCCGGCTAACCTTAAAGCCCGAACACTGGTACTAGTATCCGACCAGTCTGTTGCCTGGGTAGTAGGCCAGCGCCCCGACAACCGCTTTAAAGTAACAGACAAGACTGAGCAGGTGGTGGAGATAAGTATAGAAAGACGTTAG
- a CDS encoding OstA-like protein: MNYTKLLYSLVFTLISLSVFGQKQRQPQTQAGRVELLPGADSIVGGVFNGEKINKLYGNVVFKQRDTYLYADSVYKYMNRDVLEAYGNVRINNQADTVTITGDRGTYNGINRTAKMSGNVVMRDPRMTLTTPSMDYDMKTRTAVYTEGGTIVDPENRLQSQRGSYDTKAKMFTFEGDVKVFTKEYNITAENMKYNTLTKVVYFQGPTVIKGQQGDLYAEEGTYNTLSKISNFGRNAYILTPEYRLGGDKLYYDQKNGYGYAEQNVTLKSLKDNITIYGQSGRYWREKGISKVYGSPMMETILDKDTLYMSADTLLSRESKAEGMPSMLYAFNNVKIFKHDLQGKCDSLSFNRTDSIMYMNRKPVLWNEKSQLVGDTIRMHLRNKSLDRMYMFSNAFIMSEDTIQNYNQVKGRDMVAFFQEGDLRRVNVNGNSESLYYALSGDTAVTGVNKAICSNMVLKFADNKLQTISFLVQPDASFIPPHELQEEQKKLEGFSWQADQRPSKATVLGKRMPAKIKPVPKVQPVKAAKPKKAKKNQK, translated from the coding sequence ATGAACTACACAAAGCTACTGTATTCTCTTGTCTTTACCCTGATTTCCCTGTCGGTTTTCGGGCAGAAGCAGCGGCAGCCGCAGACACAGGCGGGCAGGGTAGAACTGCTGCCGGGAGCCGACTCTATTGTGGGCGGTGTTTTTAACGGCGAAAAGATCAACAAGCTCTATGGCAACGTGGTTTTTAAGCAGCGCGATACCTACCTGTATGCCGACTCGGTGTATAAGTATATGAACCGCGATGTGCTGGAGGCGTACGGCAATGTGCGCATCAACAACCAGGCCGACACGGTGACGATTACCGGCGACCGGGGCACGTACAACGGCATTAACCGTACGGCCAAAATGAGCGGCAACGTGGTGATGCGCGACCCCCGCATGACGCTGACCACGCCAAGTATGGACTACGACATGAAGACTCGCACGGCTGTGTATACGGAGGGCGGCACTATTGTAGACCCCGAAAACAGGCTCCAAAGCCAGCGCGGCTCTTATGACACCAAGGCCAAGATGTTTACCTTTGAAGGTGATGTGAAGGTCTTTACCAAGGAGTATAACATCACGGCCGAGAACATGAAGTATAACACGCTCACCAAGGTGGTATACTTCCAGGGGCCTACCGTGATCAAAGGGCAGCAGGGCGATCTGTATGCCGAGGAAGGCACTTATAATACACTCTCCAAGATCTCGAACTTCGGCCGCAACGCCTATATCCTAACGCCCGAGTACCGCCTGGGCGGCGACAAGCTATACTATGACCAGAAGAACGGCTATGGCTATGCCGAGCAGAACGTCACGCTCAAATCGCTGAAAGATAATATTACCATTTACGGACAGTCGGGCCGCTACTGGCGCGAGAAGGGCATTTCCAAAGTATACGGCAGCCCCATGATGGAAACCATCCTGGACAAGGATACACTCTACATGTCGGCCGATACATTACTCTCCCGCGAGTCGAAAGCCGAAGGTATGCCCAGCATGCTCTATGCGTTTAACAACGTGAAGATCTTTAAGCACGATCTGCAGGGCAAGTGCGACTCGCTGAGCTTTAACCGCACCGACTCTATTATGTATATGAACCGCAAGCCGGTGCTTTGGAATGAGAAAAGCCAGCTAGTCGGCGACACGATCCGGATGCACCTGCGCAATAAATCCCTGGACAGGATGTATATGTTCAGCAACGCTTTTATCATGTCGGAAGATACGATCCAGAATTATAACCAGGTAAAAGGCCGCGACATGGTAGCGTTTTTTCAGGAAGGCGACCTGCGGCGCGTGAACGTGAACGGCAACAGCGAGAGCTTATACTATGCTCTGAGCGGCGATACGGCGGTAACCGGCGTGAACAAAGCCATCTGCAGCAACATGGTGCTCAAGTTTGCAGATAATAAGTTGCAGACAATCTCGTTTCTGGTGCAGCCTGATGCCAGCTTTATACCGCCGCACGAGTTGCAGGAGGAACAAAAAAAGCTGGAAGGGTTCAGCTGGCAGGCCGACCAGCGACCCAGCAAAGCCACCGTACTGGGCAAGCGCATGCCGGCCAAAATAAAACCGGTGCCGAAAGTGCAGCCGGTCAAGGCGGCAAAGCCTAAAAAAGCAAAAAAGAACCAAAAATAG